The Penaeus chinensis breed Huanghai No. 1 chromosome 6, ASM1920278v2, whole genome shotgun sequence genomic interval tctctctctccctctctctctccctctctctctccctctctctctccctctctctctccctctctccctttttctctctttctcacattctgaTTGCCATCACTCACTTTCATACTTACAGCTTATATACCATtgacaccaacaccacacaataATCAACTTCCCCTCACTGCCCCACAGAAAAACAAGTTTTGCTGATGCGGTGGCCATCAGCGAGCAGCCCCTCAACCCTGGGGAGATCTTCCTGGTGGAGATTGAGAAGACCGAGCCTGGATGGACGGGCCACATGCGGCTTGGGCTCACACAGATCAACCCAGCCAACCCTGAGTTGCCACAGCTTCCCCCATACTCGCTGCCAGACATGACCAATATGGGTGAgtgatactctttttttttttagggggggtggggtggattgCGTGTAAAATTAAGGAGAGGAAGCAGggtgatgaagagagaagaaggaaggtttGAAATTTTTTAAATACcgttattgttttttcatcattttctttatcttatgaTTAGATAGTAAAACATCTCAGATAACTGTCATATTTTCATGGATCttacatataagaaaataatgactGTTCAAACAATGATCTTTAGCTTTGTGTATGCAGCCAATTAGTACAGTAGAGAGGTTAAGAGATGGTAATTAATGGATTTAATTGGGTTTATGTGAATTACTCACACATAAGTTAAAGATGATTTTGTACTATACTGAATTTTACAAGATTTGTAATAAGTTTTCAAACTTATGATAGTAGTCTGTGTTTAATCTACTGATTTTTGCCCTTAAATTGTTGATTATTTCCTGTTCAAAATTGGCAGGCAACTCATGGATCTGTGCCATCACAAAGAGCCATAACCGTGTGCAACCAGATACGGAGGCAGAGCCCGAGCCTGAGCCAGAATTAGATGATgggatggaggaagatggagaggggggtgaagatgaGGTCATTGGGTCTCCCACAGAGAACAACACGCCCCATGACAGAAGAGCCTCAGAGGGAGATGTGACGAGAGTGACAgaagggagtggtgggggggccAATGGGGAGCACCAAGGGGCTGGTTCCAAGAGGAAGGGCCGGCGGAGAGCCATGAGCAATGGCAAATTCACAGGACTGGAGTCCTTCATTGTGGGAGATGCCATTGAGACCTCTCGTGGTCTGGTCCCCCTGGCAGCCCTACAACCTTCCCCTTATGTGTACTCCGCTCCCTCAGGCCGCAAGATGACGCTCAAGAGAGACAACATCCTTCCCACAGACGAGGGCAGCAGGATCGGCATTATCTACCTTACGAGAGTAAGTTAAGGCATCCTCTTAGTTCTAAAGAGAAACTGGGTCTTTCAGTTCTTGAGTAATTTAACAAAGTATGTCAATTATTTAGTTTGAACTTTAAAACCAGTTTCTCATGTACTGAAAggtttctgcttttccttctcacatattttcccttttattaaaATATCTTTTTACTGATTCACTTCCTCTAGTCTGGCTTAAATTGTTTTTAGAACCGTGCCGAACCTGTTTTTATCAATTACATTTTCAGGGAGATTTGGCAGAGATGCATTACATCATAAATGGTGAGGACCAAGGAGCATTTACCAAAAAGTTGCCTTACAAGGAGGCGCCTTTATATGCTGTTGTAGATGTTTATGGCACTACCAAACAAGTCAGAATAGTGCAACTTTATGGAGGTGAGTATATGAGTCTTACAGCAttttgagtgtgagtgagaatgagggtgtatgtgtgtgtgagtatgagcgagtgtgagtatgagcgagtgtgagtatgagcgagtgtgagtatgagcgagtgtgagtatgagcgagtgtgagtatgagcgcgtgtgtgtgtgtgtgagcgagtgtgtgtgtgtgagcgagtgtgtgtgtgtgagcgagtgtgtgtgtgtgagcgagtgtgtgtgtgtgagcgagtgtgtgtgtgtgagcgagtgtgtgtgtgtgagcgagtgtgtgtgtgtgagcgagtgtgtgtgtgtgagcgagtgtgtgtgtgtgagcgagtgtgtgtgtgtgagcgagtgtgtgtgtgtgagcgagtgtgtgtgtgtgagcgagtgtgtgtgtgtgagcgagtgtgtgtgtgtgagcgagtgtgtgtgtgtgagcgagtgtgtgtgtgtgtgtgtgtgtgtgtgtgtgtgagtgtgtgtgtgtgtgtgtgagcgagtgtgtgtgtgtgagcgagtgtgtgtgtgtgagcgtgtgtgtgtgtgtgtgtgtgtgtgtgtgtgtgtgtgtgtgtgtgtgtgtgtgtgtgtttgtgtgtgtgtgtttgtgtgtgtgagtgagtgagtgagtgagtaagtgagtgagtgtgtgtgtgtgtgtgtgtgtgtgtgtgtgtgtgtgtgtgtgtgtgtgtgtgtgtgtgtgtgtgtgtgtgtgagcgagtgtgtgtgtgtgagcgagtgtgtgtgtgagcgagtgtgtgtgtgagcgagtgtgtgtgtgagcgagtgtgtgtgtgagcgagtgtgtgtgtgtgagcgagtgtgtgtgtgagcgagtgtgtgtgtgagcgagtgtgtgtgtgagcgagtgtgtgtgtgtgtgtgtgtgtgtgtgtgtgtgtgtgtgtgtgtgtgtgtgtgtgtgtgtgtgtgtgtgtgtgtgtgtgtgtgtgtgtatgtgtatgtgtatgtgtatgtgagtgagtgagtgagaatatgAGTGTGAGAGTGGGTGTTTGAGTatgagtgagggtgtgagtgtgagtaagtgtgagtgtgagtgaaggggtgagtgtgagtgtgtgagtgaaactgactgagactgagagtgaaagagagagagtgggagtgagtgaatgaatgagtacatgaatgaatgattttgagtgagtgagtgagtgagccatTGTGAGGGGGTAGGTGAGTGcctgtttgcgtttgtttgcgtgcatgcatgtgtctgtggTTGTTGCGATATACTTTTGTGACAGATGTGTAATATAAGATTTTTGGACTTCATTTTGAAATAGTGTTATCATTCATCATCTTTTAAAATACACTCCTCTTTCATTTCAGTTGGTTCTTTAAAGAGTAAGTGTCGTGATATCATCTTGAAGCACATTGCCGAGCATGGTGTCAATGCTTTGCCTCTCCCCCGTAAGCTGAAGGACTACCTGTTGTTCGTCATTTGAAAGCTGAAATCTCATAGGCAGAGCCTAaggtaatattttgttattatgtcATGGCATGAAAATGGTTTGGGAAATATTTTACTTGAGGTATtcttcattcatcattatcattaatactcatAATCAtcagtcactatcatcattaatactcaTAATCAtcagtcactatcatcatcatcatcatcatcatcatcatcatcatcatcatcatcatcatcatcatcatcatcatcatcatcatcatcatcaatcaccaccaccaccaccaccaccaccaccaccaccatagaaaatgagtgtatgtgtgtgttttgttattcaAATATTTCAAAATTAATTGCTATAGGCTTTGATATTCAGATtaagtttttccttctttttttttttcttttttttataataaatcatGCCTTTGTGTGTAAGATAGACCCATAGGCCAtagattattgattattatttgcaGGTAAGTGATCTTACCTTTTTTATAGattcatatattacatgtaaCTAGGGATATTCTTTTAATGCTGGGATACACCCTCACACGTCAAAGTTATAGAATTATAGGCATGAAGTACAGTTAGCCCAAATAAGTCCCAAAGGATGCTTATACAAAGTAGGCAATAATTTGTGCTAAAGGAAGGATGAGATTGATGAAAACGTGAGATGACTTTAGGGTTTGTATGTGAGTAGGGAAGGAAGTggatgtacttgtgtatgtgtgtgtgcaaccatGAAGACAGCTGACTGGTAGTAAAGTAAGAGCAATAGGTATAAAGATTGTAAATGTGGAGAGACACTGATAATGAGCCAAGATAAGGGTGGGTTTAGAGTATGTTAactgaattttaaaaaat includes:
- the LOC125026366 gene encoding neuralized-like protein 2 → MSQVFQPLTRFHPNHGANVILDDDNTVAYRKTSFADAVAISEQPLNPGEIFLVEIEKTEPGWTGHMRLGLTQINPANPELPQLPPYSLPDMTNMGNSWICAITKSHNRVQPDTEAEPEPEPELDDGMEEDGEGGEDEVIGSPTENNTPHDRRASEGDVTRVTEGSGGGANGEHQGAGSKRKGRRRAMSNGKFTGLESFIVGDAIETSRGLVPLAALQPSPYVYSAPSGRKMTLKRDNILPTDEGSRIGIIYLTRGDLAEMHYIINGEDQGAFTKKLPYKEAPLYAVVDVYGTTKQVRIVQLYGVGSLKSKCRDIILKHIAEHGVNALPLPRKLKDYLLFVI